In a genomic window of Natranaerobius trueperi:
- a CDS encoding proline racemase family protein, with product MKFDQMITAVDSHTMGEPTRVVTGGLPSIKGNSMVEKRDYLEKNYDNIRTALMYEPRGHRDMFGSILLEPTNSKADIGIIFMDGGGYLNMCGHGSIGASKVIVETGMVPVTEPYTKVTLESPAGLINAFVKVENGYVGEVTIENVPSFLYKENVSVDVKGIGTINLDISFGGSYFALVDKNELGVEIDVDQSLQILETGLEIRKAVNEQVEIKHPELSNIKTVDLVEIYDKKPNTDADVKNVVVFGQGQIDRSPCGTGLSAKMASLFGKGQLDIGKKYVSESITGTRFIGELIKGVTVGDYNAVIPKVTGNAFITGLQKFVIQKEDPLAYGFEI from the coding sequence ATGAAATTTGATCAAATGATAACAGCAGTGGATTCTCATACTATGGGAGAACCAACTAGGGTTGTTACTGGTGGTCTACCTTCTATTAAAGGAAACTCAATGGTGGAAAAAAGAGATTATTTAGAGAAAAATTATGATAATATACGGACAGCTTTAATGTATGAACCAAGAGGACACCGAGATATGTTTGGCTCTATATTATTAGAGCCTACAAATAGTAAGGCAGATATTGGAATTATATTTATGGATGGTGGAGGATATTTAAACATGTGTGGCCACGGTTCAATAGGGGCTAGTAAAGTGATAGTTGAAACGGGAATGGTTCCTGTTACAGAGCCGTATACAAAAGTTACTTTAGAATCTCCTGCTGGGCTTATTAATGCCTTTGTTAAAGTAGAAAATGGTTATGTGGGTGAAGTAACAATTGAAAACGTGCCATCATTTCTATATAAGGAAAATGTTAGTGTGGATGTAAAAGGGATTGGGACTATAAATTTAGATATAAGTTTTGGTGGCAGTTATTTTGCTCTTGTTGATAAAAATGAATTAGGGGTTGAAATAGATGTTGACCAATCTTTACAAATTCTTGAAACAGGACTAGAAATTAGAAAAGCAGTTAATGAGCAAGTAGAAATTAAACATCCTGAACTTTCGAATATCAAAACAGTTGACTTGGTGGAAATATATGATAAGAAACCTAATACAGATGCAGATGTTAAGAATGTTGTTGTTTTTGGTCAAGGACAGATTGATAGGTCTCCTTGTGGAACGGGACTTTCGGCAAAAATGGCTAGTCTATTTGGAAAAGGGCAATTAGATATAGGTAAAAAATATGTCAGTGAAAGTATTACGGGAACTCGTTTTATAGGTGAATTAATTAAAGGAGTAACAGTAGGAGATTACAATGCAGTTATTCCTAAAGTTACTGGTAATGCTTTTATAACTGGTCTACAAAAGTTTGTTATTCAAAAAGAAGATCCACTAGCTTATGGGTTCGAAATATAG
- the prdB gene encoding D-proline reductase (dithiol) protein PrdB, which translates to MSLTTYKGLKSEIYVPLMPSPIWTEVDFDLNDAKIALVTAAGVHEKTQDRFNLAGDSTFRKISSKSSPDDLMVTHGGYDQADVNKDINCMFPIERVNELVDEGTLGGLSKHHIGFMGGGGDQTKFKEYTGPEIAQTLKDDGADIAVLTAGUGTCHRSAVIVQRAIEEVEIPTILIAALPPVARQQGTPRAVAPAVPMGANAGAPNDKEMQRNILLDALKNLKELDTPSQIVQLPYEYKADV; encoded by the coding sequence ATGAGCCTAACGACTTACAAGGGATTAAAGTCTGAAATATATGTTCCCTTAATGCCGTCTCCTATCTGGACTGAAGTAGATTTTGATCTAAATGACGCAAAAATAGCATTAGTAACTGCTGCGGGGGTACATGAAAAAACTCAAGATAGATTCAATCTAGCTGGTGATTCAACATTTAGGAAAATCTCTTCAAAAAGTAGTCCTGATGATTTAATGGTTACTCATGGTGGATATGATCAAGCCGATGTAAATAAAGATATTAACTGTATGTTTCCAATAGAACGAGTTAATGAGCTTGTTGATGAAGGTACTCTTGGAGGACTTTCAAAACACCATATTGGTTTTATGGGTGGTGGAGGTGACCAGACTAAGTTTAAGGAATATACTGGTCCAGAAATTGCTCAAACACTAAAAGATGATGGAGCAGATATTGCTGTACTTACTGCTGGATGAGGTACATGTCACCGCTCTGCCGTGATTGTGCAGAGAGCAATTGAAGAAGTTGAGATTCCTACAATACTTATAGCAGCTTTACCTCCTGTTGCTAGACAACAAGGTACCCCAAGAGCGGTAGCTCCAGCGGTTCCAATGGGGGCGAACGCTGGTGCACCTAATGACAAAGAAATGCAACGTAATATTTTACTTGATGCACTTAAAAACTTGAAAGAGCTAGATACACCAAGTCAGATAGTACAATTACCTTATGAATACAAAGCTGATGTATAA
- a CDS encoding CBO2463/CBO2479 domain-containing protein, whose translation MIVILDNYGLYYFKGTVTKVDSGSCEVELDGRMGRIYVPIRLLVSDKSIQIGDMVELKISPIIVKGGKEI comes from the coding sequence GTGATTGTGATACTTGATAACTACGGATTATATTATTTTAAAGGAACAGTCACGAAAGTAGATTCTGGTTCATGTGAAGTTGAATTAGATGGTAGGATGGGAAGAATTTATGTTCCTATCAGACTACTTGTATCCGATAAAAGTATACAAATAGGTGATATGGTGGAGCTTAAAATTTCACCAATCATTGTAAAAGGAGGAAAAGAGATATGA
- the prdA gene encoding D-proline reductase (dithiol) proprotein PrdA, with product MAISREQAEQLKDEPAVVCCKTEEGKKIAPEDLEDPNIFGDLEDSGLLELGDDVLTIGDVLDNELKVSADALTPLNSEMVDVDVVSKKESKEDTQEKIPETNTVKHSQGANDGIVKIKIDEGKGIDLQIPISCGKSAPTVTTDKNIQNETNEIISKDESTDKKTEEEIKRELAIKSFKINKVNLSDETKIENDKLLLEKGLKDKAIKKNDLVVDVELDIIEPGNFDVEVNTIMDVLPVATKKEGDLGEGITYHLDGVSVILTGTEKNGSQIGEFGSSEGTLEKNVKFDRPGAPNKDDYIIKVDVTIKDGSSMERPGPFAAHDACDVIIQSIREELKKLEESKANTKTIYKDTRRKGRPKILLVKEIMGQGAMHDNLILPKEPCGVIGGFNNVDLGNIPTLITPNEVRDGAIRAMTCIGPASKETTLHYFNEPLVDLLAKESELDLCGVCFIGSPQENDQKFYVSKRLGRLAESLDLDGAIVITEGFGNNHIDFASHIEEVGKTKTSVVGMTFAAEQGALIVGNKYMDAMVDLNKSKDGVETEILQENCVIKEDAKRAIAMLKNKIAGEEIEKPSKSWSQEIIDSNQEIVRD from the coding sequence GTAAAACAGAAGAAGGTAAGAAAATTGCTCCTGAGGATCTAGAAGATCCGAATATTTTTGGTGACTTAGAAGACTCTGGGCTATTAGAATTAGGAGATGATGTTTTAACTATAGGAGATGTATTAGATAATGAGTTAAAGGTTTCGGCAGATGCACTAACTCCACTTAATTCAGAAATGGTAGATGTAGATGTGGTCAGTAAAAAAGAAAGTAAAGAAGACACACAGGAAAAAATTCCCGAAACAAACACAGTTAAACACTCACAAGGTGCGAATGATGGAATTGTGAAAATAAAGATTGACGAAGGTAAAGGGATAGACCTACAAATTCCAATTTCATGTGGTAAAAGTGCACCTACTGTTACTACAGATAAAAACATACAAAATGAGACAAATGAAATAATTAGTAAAGATGAATCAACTGATAAAAAAACAGAAGAAGAAATTAAAAGAGAATTAGCTATTAAAAGTTTTAAAATTAATAAGGTTAACTTATCAGATGAAACAAAAATCGAAAATGATAAACTTTTATTAGAAAAAGGTTTGAAAGATAAAGCTATCAAGAAAAATGATTTAGTAGTTGATGTAGAGTTAGATATTATAGAACCAGGTAACTTTGATGTTGAGGTTAACACTATTATGGATGTGCTACCTGTAGCTACTAAAAAAGAAGGAGACTTAGGTGAAGGAATAACTTATCATTTAGACGGTGTGTCGGTTATCTTGACTGGAACCGAGAAAAATGGTAGTCAAATTGGCGAATTTGGTAGTTCAGAAGGCACATTAGAAAAAAATGTAAAGTTTGATAGGCCTGGTGCGCCAAATAAAGATGATTACATAATTAAAGTAGATGTAACCATTAAAGACGGAAGCTCTATGGAGCGACCTGGACCTTTTGCGGCTCATGATGCTTGTGATGTAATAATTCAAAGCATTAGAGAAGAACTTAAAAAATTAGAAGAATCTAAAGCCAATACTAAAACAATTTATAAAGATACTCGCAGAAAAGGTAGACCGAAGATTCTTTTAGTAAAAGAGATCATGGGACAGGGAGCAATGCACGATAATCTTATTCTACCTAAAGAACCGTGTGGTGTTATTGGAGGATTCAATAATGTAGACCTTGGTAATATTCCTACTCTTATAACCCCAAATGAAGTAAGAGATGGAGCCATTAGAGCTATGACTTGTATAGGACCTGCTTCAAAAGAAACCACTTTACATTATTTCAATGAACCTTTAGTAGACCTGTTAGCTAAAGAGTCGGAATTAGATCTATGTGGTGTATGTTTTATAGGGTCACCACAAGAAAATGATCAAAAGTTTTATGTATCTAAACGACTCGGAAGACTAGCAGAGTCATTAGATCTAGATGGAGCAATAGTTATCACAGAAGGGTTTGGAAATAATCATATAGACTTTGCAAGCCATATAGAAGAGGTTGGTAAAACCAAAACATCGGTTGTAGGTATGACATTTGCAGCTGAACAAGGGGCTTTAATCGTGGGTAACAAATATATGGATGCTATGGTTGACTTAAATAAATCAAAGGATGGAGTTGAGACAGAAATCTTACAAGAAAATTGTGTAATTAAAGAAGATGCTAAAAGAGCTATAGCTATGCTTAAAAACAAGATAGCTGGTGAAGAGATTGAAAAGCCAAGTAAATCATGGAGTCAAGAGATTATAGATAGTAATCAAGAAATTGTTCGAGACTAG